The genomic segment GCAAACGCGAGGAGGACCGCTTAGCTTTTTCCGAGCTTTCCCCGTCTCGCCTTGCATCCAGCCCGATCGACGGCTATCCTGACGGCATCAACCTCTGAATAAGATGCTTTTTGGTCCGAAAAAGAATGGCTAAAACCCCCTACATTGAGGATGCCCGCCTAAAGCACTTGCTGAAAGTCTCGGCAATTTCGGGCGAGAGCCGTGAGCGCAACGTCGCGTTGCTGATGGTCATATACGGCACAGGCATGATGCTCACTGAAGTTGCACGCCTGCCGGTTTCGGCATACCTCAAGGGCGATGGCTCTTTGCTTGAGAAGTCCAGTATCCCCGCAGAAATCGCTTACAACGGCAAGGAGCGTCCGCTGTGGTGGTCCAATACCAAGGTGGTCAATGCAATCGACAAGTACCTCACGTACCGCATCGAGAGCGGGCACGGCCTCACGACGCGCAAGGCTGCGTATCGCGGACTTGATCCAGAGTCCCCGCTGTTTCTCACGGGCGACGGCCAACCGTACCGCTTGATGGCGAGAACGACCGCTACCGGGGCCGTCAGTTACTCGTGTGACTCCTTGAGTCAACTGTTCCGCAAGCTGCACTCTCAAGCTGGCATAGAGGGAGCAAGCGCAATGTCAGGACGCCGAACTTTTGCTGTGCGTTTGCATCGACTCGGATTCGATCTTCGCCACATAAACGAGCTACTTGGACACGAAACACTGACGGCAACGAAGCGATTGATCGACGCCGATCCGGTTCGACTAGGAGCGATTGTCGCGGGGGTAATTTGAAGGACGCAGGCAATGTGCGATTGCAGCAAATATGCGCTGCCGCGGCGACCGCTCAGCTGCCGGTCGATCAGCCGTAATACCTCGTCAATCCTTGGATCTCAGTCGTAGTGTTGAAAATGCTACGACGCAGCAAACGTGGCCGTGCCATGAAGCCCGCGCGACGTAGCATTGCGCTACAATAGTAGTTATTGAAACGTAATAGCGAGGTGTGCGATGGCGGAAGCGTTGAAGACGGTGACGGCTCAACTGCCGGTGAATCTTGTGGCCCGCATGGACGACTTGGCGACGAAGCTGGACCGCTCGAAGCAATGGATCGTGCGCAAGGCGGTGGTGGCTTATCTCGCCCGAGCGGAGCGTGAGCGCCAGATGATTCAAGAAGGCCTGGACGACGTGACTGCGGGCAGGCTGCTCTCGATGGACGCGATGGAGCGCTGGGCCGACAGCCTGGGCACCGATCATGAGCTTCCCTTGCCGAAGGTTGGTGAGTGATGGCCGTCCCGGTCGTGTTCACCAGCAAGGCCGCGTCGGACCTGCTGACCATCTACGAGTTTGAAAAGATGCTCAACGGAGCGACCAAGGCTCGCGAGACTGTGAAGGCGCTGAATGGCGAGGCCAAATCCCTGGGTGTCCAACTGCGCCACCGCATCGGGGAGGAACTGGACGGTTGGGAGGGGCCACCGGCCCGAGAGGTTCACAAGGACGTGTGCCTCCACGGGGACTATGAGATCCACTACGAGATCATCCCGGCCTACGAGCCGAGTCCGTCGAGCATCGCAATCCTTCGGGTGTGGGATACGCGGCAGGACCGCTGAACAAAGGGCCGACAACCGTGAATCTCACAGGCCGCGCAAGCGGCCTTTCCACAGGCGAAACAATGACTGAACAGAAGCGTGGCCGAGGACGGCCAGCGACATTAACACCGGAGCGACGCCAGGAGCAGCTTAGGAGCGGCACAGAGGCGCACCGTGAGCGTATGGCGAGTGCCGGCAAGGTTCGGCTCGACGCAACCGTTGACGCCCGCTCAAAAGCCTTTCTGGAGTCATACCGCGAGACGCACGGCTTGCGCAATCTAGGCGCAGCGCTCGATGCAGTGCTTTCTGAATTAATGTTGACCGGTAAGCATAAATAACCTATACTGCCTTCATGGTCGGCGCACGTGTGCCGATAACCCAAGGGGAGTCACGATGCAAACGCGATATTTCGGAGAGACGAAGGCGCTTGGCTTCGACGGGAAGTGGTATCCCGACGACGAAGAACTGCACAACGCCATCGTGCAAGCGGAATGGGCCAAAGGGATTCTCGCCGGTCCTGACACGGTTTGGCCCAATGGTCGCCACTCGCACGACGCGGCCAGCGCCGTACTCGATGAATCGCTGGACACGCTCTGCGCCCGCGAATTCTTCTTCGCTCACTGACGACACAACGCCCGCCACGGCGGGCACCGGAAAACAGGCAAGGGGCAGAACGTGGGGACTTTTTTCATCGGTGCATTCGTTGGCTTGCTGGCCGGGATACTCCTGATTGGATTTGTGTTCGTTCGCCGAATGCTGCAACTCGAACAGGGCGATCCCTTTCGTTCGAATGACCCTGTTCGCGACCGGGAACTGAGTCGTCTGCAAGGCTGTGTTCACCGACACATCTACCTGCACATCAAGCATCGAACCCCTGACGCTGACCCTCCTGCAACCCGTGGCGTGGACGCCCTTCGATGGCTCTACCTTCGGGATGGCGTTATCTTTTTCGAAGATGGTGTAGCCACCGTACCGTCTGGTGAGCAGGTTAACTTTGGGGCGGTCGTCGCGCGACTGATTCCTACGCGTGACGACCGCCGGCGCATTGGTGAGCATGGAGTGCAGGAATCGGCCCAGGCCGTTGTCGCCGCCGAACTCGCGGCATCTATTGTGGATCGGGCGCGTCGCGCCCAATAAGTCGGAAAACAGACATGCAGACCAACGCATCTATGGACTTGATTGATTTTGTGGAGCAGACAGAGCGCGAATGTGCCGCTTCGATCGCCAGAATTGAGCGTGTCTCTCAGCGCACTAGCAGGCGGATCGCTTACGGCTACCGCAAGTTGTTTCCGCTGTCCATGCTCACGCTGGCCTTTGTCGGTATAGATGAGTACAAGCGTCGGACTGATCGCTATGGGCGGTTCACGCGGCTGGCACTCGCCGCGCAACGGCGCATCGGGTCGGAACAAAACACGTAGGAAAACGCCCGTGGGCCGAGTTCGGAGGGATGTTGTCGATTGGAGCGCATTGCCCTGTCTCGATCCGCTCTACTACAACGAGCGCAGGGAAATGATTAGTCATAAACTCGCGCCGATGGATCAATCGTCTGACGGCGTGTTCTGGTGTGGAGTTTGTGGCGGTCATCCGACCGATCCGATTCACCAGCCGGGATACCAACCAGATCAGGAAAACGCTCGCGCTCGATGCGCCGGCTACACAGGAAAATCACGGGAGCGAGAGATGTTTGGTTGTTGCGGGTGTGAACAAGAGAAGTTCAGGAACGAGGATGGAGCCGTTGATCCGAGGCGGCTCGATGTCGTCACAGCCGGTCTGCGAGTAGCCGGATGGACAGAAGCGCAGGTAGCCAAAGTAGTTGCATGCAATTGCCCCTGCCATAGTGACGGCAGTGTGTGCCTTTGTTGATAGGAAAACGGGCGGCACGGGAGCGACATGGCGAGCTACAAGGACATACAGACGTTCGTGAAGCAACGGCATGGGATCGTCGCGCAAACTTGCTGGATTGCGCACGTCAAGGAACTGAACGGACTGCCGTTGCGCGGCACGCGAACGATTGAGCGTGTGAAACCTTGCCCACCTCAGTGGCGCGCAGCAATCGAGGAAGCCATGCGTCACTACGGCTGGCTTCACTGACAACGGAAAACGTAGAAAGCACACCATGAACCACATTCGCCATCAACACGCGAGCCTCCTAGACCTCATCGCTGACTCAATCGGGCTGCCCGAGAGAGGGCTGATCCGCCTCGCGCTTTCCACGTTGGCGTTCGGCGTGGCTTTTTATGCGATCCGTCACCTCGTCGGCTGACGAACACCGCGATGACGAGATTCTGATGACGAACAACAGCACTGATAGCTCGGCTGAACCAACGATCGATCGCAGCACTTTTACCGAGGCGCAGTGGGAGGCGTTGTCGCTCTACGTCGAGGCACGTAAGCGTCAACGCGGCTTCTACCGTACAGCGCTTCCAGCGCTCGGGTTGGTAGTCCTCGCATGGGGCGTCACGCATGTGCTTCAGTCTGGACCGAGCAGGTCTGCATTTGTGCCGGAGTGGCTACAGACGACGGTCACGGCAGCCGCCGTCACCGCGGGGCTATTTGGTGTCGGGTTATTTCGCTGGGCTGTTCGGCAGTCTCGTGCACACCTCAAAGCCAGTGGTGTGTCGACCGAGTGGATAGCGGGCTTGGACCGATGGCCGTTGAAATAGACAAGGCGCTCCTGCGCCTCTGCGGCGGCATGCAGCCACTTCCGAGCCGGAAAAATCAATCAGAGCACTAACAGATCGGAAAACACTCGCGCTCGATGCGAGGGCTACACGGAGAAAATATGGCAACAATTCTCAAGCAGGCGAAGCGCGCATCACAGGCCAGCAATCGTCGCTGCGCTGCACGCACGCGACTTCGCATCCCGCTGTCGATGCAGCGGGACGCTTTACCGGGCGACGAGGCGCTGAAGGAGTTCGCCGCGCACGCACGGCGCTATCGCCCCCATTGTCGTGGAAGTGACGCAGGACTTGAGCGCGCTACAAGCGCACTCCGGCAGGTAAGCGAGGAAAACGTACATGAAGAACAGTCTCATTAAATTCCTGGATCAAGTGCATGAGGTCCGTGTACGCCTGCTTGTGAGCTTGGTGGGTGCTGGCCTGCTCTGCGGCGTGCCAGTGGGGCCAGTGGTGCATTGGCTGCTTGCTGTCTTCATTGCTTTGACCGCCTTGGCCCTCAGCGTAAGCCAGACGTACCGTCTGCATGCCGGTATGTATTCGCACTCGGACCGGTAGGAAAACGACCATGCTTCTGGTGCACGAATCCGACGATGCTGCGCGCGAATCCGCGAGAGCGTTGCGTGCGCTAGGCGCGCCAGCCCGGCGCCTGCTCGCCCAATGTGTTGAGTATCAGCAGGTCTCGCGAGCGCAGCTGTCGCGCGCAGCATGGGCTTTGGAACACGCGGGCTTTGTGCGGATTGAGGGGCCAGTGTACGAGGGTACAGAGCCGTATCTTCTCTGTCCGACACTAGCTGGCGAAGAGGCGTTAGACATGTTGGAAGTTGACGACGAACCGTCACTTCAAGCTAGCTAATAAATCAACGGAAAACCGAAATGCAATACCTACCGGAACAAACCATCGACGCCGAGCGCGAGCGTTGGGCATCGAACTTTACGGTCGCCATGCGAAGCCTGCGGAAGCGCGGATTCACTGTCGTTCAAGACCCTCTCGCGTCCCAACAGAGCAACGACCTTCAATTGCGTCAGTCGCATGACGCGGCATGCGTGCTGCTTGGCTTGCCGGCGACGCCTGAGAACGTTGGGCATCAGGTCGTGCAAGCCCTTGGCCGTGAACTGCTGGAGAACGGTGCGATGGCTCTTCAGCAACTGAATGCGCGCGGTCATATCTAACGGGTCGGAAAACAATGACAAATTGGACTAAAGTGGACCGCCCTCCCTGCCGTTATTAGCCAGTGTTTCCCCATGCTATTCTTGGTGCACATGTACACCATTTTCCAAAGGCTATGAACGAGGTTACTGACAACGGCGTTGCTTTGCGTTCTCTCATCGAACAGGCAGGCGTTACACAGGCTGATGCGCTCGCCGCGCTGAACAAAGGGCAAGCCTTCCCAATCGCGATGTCGACGTGGAAGGCGTACCTCGCTGCCCCTGGCAGCGTGCGCCGTCGGGCGTGCCCCGATAACGTTCTGGCTCACGCCAGAAAGACTATCGGCAAGGCCTTCAGAGCGAATTGACGTGGTGCACATGTGCACTTACAATTTAGGCAGACTGCTTCGCTCGACTCGCTTTCGGGGTCAGAGAAGCGCGTATATCGGGACAGAGCGGCGACACTCATCCGTTTGCGGTGATGACTTGCCGAGGCAAGAAGAGGCGCTTGGCTCCTGCGGCCGCTAAATGATGATGAAAATGAGATTGAAAATGAACGACGAAGATCTTCAGCGTGAAAAAAAGCGACTCGGCCAGAGTCGTGAGTCTTGGAGCGTGAGCTCGCCCTCGCCGGAGCTCCAAAAACCAATGGCTTTTGAGGCTTACGCCGCTGGGGAGCAAAAACGTCCGGCGTCGCAAGGAAACCGCGAATCGAACGATGTCGTCGTGTTGCGGCAGCGCGGGATTTTAAGCGTTTGGCTCTGGTGTATCCTGGCTGGCGTATTTGCGGGCGCCGCGGTTATCGGCGCCGATTTTGGGCGAGGTGTCTCTCCGTGGAGCAATCTGCAGGCAGTTAAGGAGTACGCGATTGCGCCCGTTCTCCTTTTGCTTCTGATTTACCTGGAGCGAGAAACTGGCGGCAATCCCCTGCGCCTCGTCGGCAAGATCATTTTTCCGATCGTGGTCGCGATGGCATTTGGCTGGTGCGCAGTCGCTTTGGGGATCGCGCAGCGGTTAGCGCACTTGGTCAGTGCATGAACGGTAGCAAGCCTGCGTAGCGCGATCAGAGGGCTACGCAAGCATAGACTTGCCCAGGAACGTAGCGAACCGATGTGACGCATCCGGATCAACGACGCTGGGCGTCTTGGCAGAGCGCGACGGGTTGATGTAGCAGGATAGGTTGAAGCGTTTCTAGCGCTCGTGCGATCGGCATCGAGAAAGTGCGTGACGAAGAAAGCAATCTATCAGTAAAGGCGACTCCTCGAGTTAATCGACGCCACTGGCCGCGAGGACCGCGTCTACCTGGTCGCTCCAGCGAATCAACGCGATGCTGAAACATGTAGAGGGCTCGGACCGTTGACTGTTAGGAATCACGTCGCCATTCTCACTGCCGTCGGTCAGCGGTACATCATTCAGTTGAATACCTAACGCGGCGGAAAATGAAATGGAAGGCACTAAATCTGCACATTCGCTCAAATACGGTTGGGCCAGTCTTTGGCGTGCTCACGTGGCATTACCTCGTGATATAGCGCCTGACGAGTTCACCATCTTCGTTCGGGCGACAAATAGCGCTCGCGCCGGCGCCGCGATGGAAGACGTTCTCAAAGCAATGTATCCGGATGCGCATCGAGTGGATTTGGCGGACGCATGCTACAACATGAAGTCCGCTCGTGAGTTGGTCGAACAGGGTGTATCGCGCAGCGAAAACGACCGCCTTTTTGAAGTAGCCTGGCAGGGCAACCGCGTGGTGGGCTGGGTAACCAAACCCGTCTTTGTAGTGGTCGACTCGCCTGAATTGTTTGAGGCCTGGGCGACCGCCCGGAACGGCAACCACGCAGCGTAGGAAAAAGGCAGATGGGCTTTTCAGTAAATACGTGTGAGCGAAGGGATAGTGCGATTTTCGCGGTAGCAGCCCTCGTATGTGTCGCACTTCTCGTTGGACAAGTCCGTGTCACCCGGTTTGAAATCCTGTGGCTGGCGTCGTCCGGCATACCGGCCGAACTGATTCTGTCGATCGTGACCATAGGACCGGTGATCGTCATTTTTGCAATCCTTTACGGGCTTGTCAGATGGCCCACGATCAGTTGGTATCTGTATAAAAAGAACCAGTTTCGCAGGACTGTGGCGGAATGCTCACGGCGCGAATGCGAGTTGCGGCGAGCGGGGGTGACGGAGTCTGCGGCGTTGGTGACTATTCTTCCGACCTTGACTGACGGGATCTATCGTGCAGATCTGGGGTTGTTTTCGATTCGATCGTCACCTGAACCAAAGGCTTATCGCAATCTCGCTGACGACTATATCCGTCGACTCAAGACAATCGCCACCGATAAGGACGAGCCTTCCGGCTCTCGACGGGTGGCGATCCACGCGTCGATCAAGCACCTTCAGGCCGGTCTTGACGATTTGAATGGTTAAGAAAACGCACGTACCCGCGGCGTTACTGGAGCGATGATGACTGGTACAGAAAAGAAAATTCTCGACCGCCAAGTTCGAGAGTGGACCGCTGAAATCAAGCGGCTTGCAGGGCTTATCGCCGCAGCTCAGGGAACGCCGAGCGCGGTGCTGCTAATCACTCCGCGCGACGAGGGTTATACCGATGTCGCGCCGGAACTGATCGCCGAAGATGCCATGCATGTTCATAGAGACGGCTGGCCAAATGGATTTGACGTTGAAATCCTCAATCGCTCAAAATAAGTGCCGCAACAAAAATTTTCGCACGAGCAAAGTTACGCTCGACGGAGCGGGTCGTGATAACTCGGCGGGTGTTGAACAGTTGAGCGAAGCCGAAGCGGTGCCGCTCGCTCAACTCTGCAAGCGCATGACATTCAGCGACATCCGTTCGTGCTCGTTTGACGTCGACGAGGCGTAATCATCGTGACGCTGTAGACGGCTCCGAGGGTCACGTATAGGCCGGCGTATTCGCCTCGATAACCTTTCGAGCGAGCCGCTGTGATCGCGCGTAAGCGCATTGCGCAACTTCTGCATTCCGGTGTCCGCGAGGCATTGGCCGCGAATGAGCGAGAGCCGCTGTTTTCGCGCAGCCTGAGCGGCCAGGCGACTCTACGCATTGGCCCAGATCTACCCTGGTCGCATGCCAATCTGGTAGCTGTGATGGCCCGTGAGGATATCGTGGCATTCGCGAGCGATCGTTTCTGCGCCGATGCCTGCATCGGTGCTCATGGGGTCGGGGGTTCGGAAGTCTAGATATCTGACACAAATATCGGGATCGATTCGATTGACCGCGCGACGCTGCCCCAGCGCTTACTCGGCGAAGCGCGCGGCGCATTGAGTTATGATCATTCGTCTTTCCGTAAGCGGGCGCACGACGCGCCAGGTCATAGATATTGGGGGTAACGATGACGAAGGTGCGCGTACAACAATTCTCGGAGACCGAGGACGAGTTCATCCCGCTCGGTGAGGAGCAGCTCCTTAACCTCACCGACGACGACATTAGAGAGCTTGAGGCAAGCGGGCGCGAGGTCATCTACCTTGCCAGTCATGACGGCTACTTCGCGTTGCTCGACTTCGTATAGGCACGCCGAGAAAAAGGGGAAAATGCGGGCATCGGAGAGACTCGTACCGTACCAGCTAATTGCTCCTGGCGACCTGATGGGGGGCTGGGGTGTCGCACCGAGGTGAATGGTAGCGAGGAGGTCTTCGACGTTATCAAAGCACGGCCAAAAAAGCCAACTCGCGCAGGACGACGCGGCGGGCGTCGAAATCGCGGTCGGTACGAATCTGGTCGCGCACTAAACCACCGAACGCAACCAAAATCCATATCAACGCACGAGGGCTCCGATTCAGCATTTTCTAAAGACGTCACTCCTTAGATGGGCGCTCAACTGGTCGCCGCCGGGTCCATAGTGAGGCGAATCGCAATCCTTTGCGTTTGCGGACCGCCTAGGCCGGTGAAGCGCCCTCTCCCCGCCTGCCGTCCGCGCGGCTGAACGATGACCACTACTGGCGCCGGTGCTGCCTGTCGTGGACGGAGCCTAATTGCCCTCGGCTGCGAGATTGCGTGTGGTTGGGCTCGAATACCAAACCTCAAAAGCCCCATTTTTTAATACAGCTTTTGCCCTAACGACGGTTCGTGATTCGTGAGAGAGTATGTGCCACAGTGAAACGGGTAAG from the Paraburkholderia sp. D15 genome contains:
- a CDS encoding site-specific integrase — protein: MAKTPYIEDARLKHLLKVSAISGESRERNVALLMVIYGTGMMLTEVARLPVSAYLKGDGSLLEKSSIPAEIAYNGKERPLWWSNTKVVNAIDKYLTYRIESGHGLTTRKAAYRGLDPESPLFLTGDGQPYRLMARTTATGAVSYSCDSLSQLFRKLHSQAGIEGASAMSGRRTFAVRLHRLGFDLRHINELLGHETLTATKRLIDADPVRLGAIVAGVI
- a CDS encoding ribbon-helix-helix protein, CopG family yields the protein MAEALKTVTAQLPVNLVARMDDLATKLDRSKQWIVRKAVVAYLARAERERQMIQEGLDDVTAGRLLSMDAMERWADSLGTDHELPLPKVGE
- a CDS encoding type II toxin-antitoxin system RelE/ParE family toxin, with the translated sequence MAVPVVFTSKAASDLLTIYEFEKMLNGATKARETVKALNGEAKSLGVQLRHRIGEELDGWEGPPAREVHKDVCLHGDYEIHYEIIPAYEPSPSSIAILRVWDTRQDR